A single genomic interval of Prosthecodimorpha staleyi harbors:
- a CDS encoding patatin-like phospholipase family protein, which produces MVPTLRAVLAAAVLTGGLSACASLDITPVNEPTAMPVLTPTNTVGGDDTLRPTIVGLAFSGGGMRASAFSYGVLRGLERVPVEGGGSMLDQVRFVSGVSGGSVTAAWFGLRGRAGLGDFEQRFLYRDAEESLRRSFYSVTNITRALDSGVNDRNGFPAWLKKNLFGNATFRDLNRPGRPVVWINASDITSKTPFIFEPVTFGSICSDLSSYPIAEAVAASAAVPIVFAPVVIKSYADKCGFKLPDHLEDMARRRDASPIVRNYIAALRKYRDIGQVAFVKLLDGGLTDNWGLAGFNISLAAATEPFKPLSRDDAVVVEKFIFVVVDSGRTLPSDYAKTLEGPSGSALLEAVTDTAIDSAVRNSFEVLRLQMQAWEARLKTWRCALNPDEVARIRGSTEGWDCRKVSVRVERIAFEDLDAGTAQTLGRIPTRFVLDPAEVKASIEGGANAAIRVLGSAESH; this is translated from the coding sequence ATGGTCCCGACCCTTCGAGCCGTTCTCGCTGCCGCCGTGCTGACCGGCGGCCTGTCGGCCTGCGCTTCGCTCGACATCACGCCCGTCAACGAGCCGACCGCGATGCCGGTCCTCACGCCGACCAATACGGTCGGCGGCGACGACACGCTGCGGCCGACCATCGTCGGCCTCGCCTTTTCGGGCGGCGGCATGCGGGCCTCGGCATTCTCCTATGGTGTGCTGCGCGGGCTGGAACGTGTCCCGGTCGAGGGCGGCGGCTCGATGCTGGATCAGGTCCGGTTCGTTTCGGGCGTGTCGGGCGGGTCGGTCACGGCAGCGTGGTTCGGGCTCAGGGGGCGCGCCGGCCTCGGCGATTTCGAGCAGCGCTTCCTCTATCGCGACGCTGAAGAATCGCTGCGTCGCTCGTTCTATTCGGTCACCAACATCACCCGCGCGCTCGATTCCGGCGTCAATGACCGCAACGGCTTTCCGGCCTGGCTGAAAAAGAACCTGTTCGGCAACGCCACCTTCCGCGACCTGAACCGGCCCGGCCGCCCGGTCGTGTGGATCAATGCCTCGGACATCACCTCCAAGACGCCGTTCATCTTCGAGCCGGTGACGTTCGGTTCGATCTGCTCGGATCTGTCGAGCTACCCGATCGCCGAGGCAGTCGCCGCCTCGGCCGCGGTGCCGATCGTGTTCGCCCCGGTGGTGATCAAGTCCTATGCCGACAAGTGCGGCTTCAAGCTGCCCGATCATCTCGAGGATATGGCGCGCCGGCGCGATGCGTCTCCGATCGTGCGCAACTATATCGCGGCGCTGCGCAAGTACCGCGACATCGGCCAGGTCGCCTTCGTCAAGCTGCTCGACGGCGGGCTGACCGACAACTGGGGCCTGGCCGGTTTCAATATCTCGCTCGCCGCCGCGACCGAGCCGTTCAAGCCGCTCAGCCGGGACGATGCGGTGGTGGTGGAGAAGTTCATCTTCGTGGTCGTCGATTCCGGCCGCACGCTGCCGTCGGACTACGCCAAGACCCTGGAGGGTCCGAGCGGCTCGGCGCTGCTCGAGGCCGTGACCGATACGGCGATCGATTCCGCCGTGCGCAACTCGTTCGAAGTGCTGCGCCTGCAGATGCAGGCCTGGGAGGCGCGTCTGAAGACGTGGCGCTGCGCGCTCAATCCGGACGAGGTGGCGCGCATCCGCGGCTCGACCGAGGGCTGGGACTGCCGGAAGGTGTCGGTTCGGGTCGAACGGATCGCCTTCGAGGATCTCGATGCCGGCACCGCGCAAACGCTTGGCCGGATCCCGACCCGTTTCGTGCTCGATCCCGCCGAGGTCAAGGCGAGCATCGAAGGCGGCGCCAATGCGGCGATCCGCGTGCTCGGCTCGGCGGAAAGCCACTGA
- a CDS encoding DUF2336 domain-containing protein encodes MNSTIPSFGSLSQSLDRYLSRQVRCRSGNDALARQLSLLFSITCETSGPDEIEQFDRIFNRLVDEAAIDTRAFLSVQFSVAARAPRTTIRRLARDVIEVARPILVHSPHLDDADLMAVAVDTGLAHMAAIAERAELSVVVTDILVRRGDDELRRKVAANHGALLSGQGFRRLSEQARSDARLEGHLVEREDLPAIVVRFLVRHGTGKARDCFATTGTLASGPIRREEGPPPDFVRRSVASWLAIYDFDAAEARVAVFADHGQRGEPLLLRFVAEERFPEAAVLLARMLGAGRDAVVGWMTDADPQAFLVAARALPLQVRTVSGLLNIGPWRQGLNGRARQCAIRGYQALRIEACRQKLSALSRPSGHAVSQLPDDRPGDRGCGLDADRWPLYPVPAEA; translated from the coding sequence ATGAACAGTACCATTCCATCCTTCGGCTCGCTGTCGCAATCGTTGGATCGCTATCTGTCGAGGCAGGTCCGCTGCCGGAGCGGCAACGACGCCCTGGCGCGCCAGCTCTCACTATTGTTCTCGATCACATGCGAAACGAGCGGACCCGACGAGATCGAGCAATTCGACCGAATCTTCAATCGACTGGTCGACGAGGCAGCAATCGATACGCGCGCCTTCCTGTCGGTTCAGTTCTCCGTTGCCGCCAGGGCGCCGCGCACCACCATCCGACGGCTGGCCCGGGACGTGATCGAAGTGGCCCGGCCGATCCTGGTGCATTCGCCCCATCTGGACGATGCCGATCTGATGGCCGTCGCGGTCGACACCGGCCTCGCCCACATGGCGGCGATCGCCGAGCGTGCCGAACTGTCGGTCGTGGTGACCGATATCCTGGTCCGGCGCGGCGATGACGAACTGCGCCGCAAGGTCGCTGCCAATCATGGCGCCTTGCTGTCCGGTCAGGGCTTTCGCCGACTGTCCGAGCAGGCGCGCAGCGATGCGCGGCTCGAAGGCCATCTTGTCGAGCGCGAGGATCTGCCGGCGATCGTGGTCCGCTTCCTGGTCCGTCACGGGACCGGCAAGGCCCGAGACTGCTTCGCGACCACCGGCACCCTCGCCTCCGGACCGATCCGACGCGAGGAGGGTCCCCCGCCGGATTTCGTCCGGCGCTCCGTGGCGTCGTGGCTCGCCATCTATGATTTCGACGCCGCCGAGGCCCGCGTTGCAGTCTTTGCCGACCATGGCCAACGCGGTGAGCCGTTGCTGCTGCGCTTCGTCGCCGAGGAGCGCTTCCCCGAAGCGGCGGTTCTGCTAGCCCGCATGCTCGGCGCCGGTCGCGATGCGGTGGTGGGCTGGATGACGGACGCGGATCCGCAGGCCTTCCTGGTGGCCGCCCGAGCGCTTCCGCTGCAGGTGCGCACCGTCTCCGGACTGCTCAATATCGGCCCCTGGCGCCAAGGCCTGAACGGACGAGCCCGTCAATGTGCGATCCGCGGCTATCAGGCCCTTCGGATCGAGGCCTGCCGCCAGAAGCTGTCGGCGCTGAGCCGTCCGTCCGGCCATGCCGTATCGCAGCTGCCGGACGACCGGCCCGGCGATCGGGGCTGCGGCCTCGACGCGGATCGATGGCCTCTATATCCCGTCCCTGCCGAAGCCTGA
- a CDS encoding B3/B4 domain-containing protein: MQIDISELVAAFPDFRVAVVVASDLAIPAVRPPGLASVIAEREAMARDRWGGLELAQIPGVAVWRVAYKGFGIKRTGYRSSVERIVKNVLAGRSIPEINGFVDAYNAVSLSHVFPLGADDMARLTGDIAFRYARDGDSFVDMAASGEEAEGAEAAAPAGPVEDPPKPGEVVFADDAHVLCRRWNWRQDARSLVSPETRSALLTVQANGTGDLDAAVSDVCDLFARFCSATTAVTVADRGRPQATVRGT; this comes from the coding sequence ATGCAGATCGACATCTCCGAACTGGTCGCCGCTTTCCCGGATTTCCGCGTCGCCGTGGTGGTCGCCTCCGATCTCGCCATTCCGGCCGTCAGGCCGCCGGGCCTGGCCAGCGTCATCGCCGAGCGCGAGGCCATGGCCCGCGATCGCTGGGGCGGCCTGGAACTGGCGCAGATCCCGGGCGTCGCGGTCTGGCGCGTCGCCTACAAGGGCTTCGGCATCAAGCGGACCGGCTATCGCTCCTCGGTCGAACGGATCGTCAAGAACGTGCTGGCCGGCCGCTCGATCCCGGAAATCAACGGCTTCGTCGACGCCTACAACGCGGTCTCGCTCAGCCATGTCTTCCCGCTCGGTGCCGACGACATGGCCCGCCTGACCGGCGACATCGCCTTCCGCTATGCCCGCGACGGCGACAGCTTCGTCGACATGGCCGCCTCCGGCGAGGAGGCGGAGGGTGCGGAGGCCGCCGCGCCGGCCGGGCCGGTCGAGGATCCGCCGAAGCCCGGCGAGGTGGTCTTCGCCGACGACGCCCATGTGCTGTGCCGGCGCTGGAACTGGCGCCAGGATGCCCGCTCGCTGGTCTCCCCGGAGACGCGCAGCGCGCTGCTCACCGTGCAGGCCAACGGTACCGGCGATCTCGACGCCGCGGTCTCGGATGTCTGCGACCTGTTCGCCCGCTTCTGCAGCGCGACGACCGCCGTCACCGTCGCCGATCGCGGCCGGCCGCAGGCGACCGTGCGCGGCACCTGA
- a CDS encoding TetR/AcrR family transcriptional regulator: MRRTRILEAAARLLAEKGYAALTTADVARVAQVSKRDIYAAFGTKAGILSALISDRAAQMSPAAVLPAPTDRASLQALLIEFGAAFLERGLATDTMALTRLAIAEAENEPELARILRDSGRRPVTRTALKMFAAAGRAGLIGSLNARSALRVWFGLLAGDLPTERLLGLRRPPGPRYAVVRATWAARILLATIDGCPAGKPV; encoded by the coding sequence ATGCGGCGCACGCGGATTCTCGAAGCGGCCGCCCGGCTCCTGGCCGAGAAGGGCTATGCGGCGCTGACCACCGCCGATGTCGCGCGCGTGGCGCAGGTCTCCAAGCGCGACATCTACGCGGCCTTCGGCACCAAGGCCGGCATTCTGTCCGCCCTGATCTCGGATCGCGCGGCGCAGATGTCGCCGGCCGCCGTGCTGCCGGCGCCGACAGATCGTGCCTCGCTGCAGGCGCTGCTCATCGAGTTCGGCGCGGCCTTTCTGGAACGCGGGCTCGCCACGGACACGATGGCGCTGACCCGCCTGGCGATCGCGGAGGCGGAGAACGAGCCGGAACTGGCGCGCATCCTGCGCGATTCCGGGCGCCGTCCGGTGACCCGAACGGCGCTTAAGATGTTCGCGGCTGCCGGCCGGGCCGGACTGATCGGATCGCTCAATGCCCGGTCGGCCCTCAGGGTGTGGTTCGGCCTGCTGGCCGGCGACCTGCCGACCGAGCGCCTGCTCGGCCTGCGCCGTCCGCCGGGTCCCCGCTATGCCGTCGTGCGCGCCACCTGGGCCGCGCGCATCCTGCTCGCCACGATCGACGGCTGTCCGGCCGGCAAGCCCGTCTGA
- a CDS encoding glutathione S-transferase family protein codes for MNTTESRLQIIGAPFSTYVRVCRIVAEEKGIAYDLVPVRPHSAAVDAIHPFGRIPVMRHGDLELYESRAIVGYLEAAFAGPRMIPADPVAAARVEQWVSLVNTTLDQILVRRYVLAYMMPPEGGPDRDKIAAVLPQVEKALGLIAAAVAENGHLVGDGFTYADANVVPILDYVARTPEGGAIIEASGALKAAMAGWAARPSVAATRP; via the coding sequence ATGAACACGACGGAGTCCAGACTTCAGATCATCGGGGCACCCTTTTCGACCTATGTGCGCGTCTGCCGCATCGTGGCGGAAGAAAAGGGCATCGCCTACGATCTCGTGCCGGTGAGGCCGCACAGCGCCGCCGTCGACGCGATCCACCCCTTCGGCCGCATCCCGGTGATGCGCCATGGCGATCTCGAACTCTACGAGTCCCGCGCCATTGTCGGCTATCTGGAGGCGGCCTTCGCGGGGCCGCGCATGATCCCGGCCGATCCGGTCGCCGCCGCCCGGGTCGAGCAATGGGTCAGCCTCGTCAACACGACCCTCGATCAGATTCTCGTCCGCCGCTACGTGCTCGCCTACATGATGCCGCCGGAGGGCGGTCCGGACCGGGACAAGATCGCCGCGGTGCTGCCGCAGGTGGAGAAGGCGCTCGGGCTGATCGCCGCCGCGGTTGCCGAGAACGGCCACCTGGTCGGGGACGGCTTCACCTATGCGGATGCCAATGTGGTTCCGATCCTCGACTATGTCGCCCGCACGCCGGAGGGCGGCGCGATCATCGAGGCGTCGGGCGCCCTGAAGGCCGCGATGGCCGGCTGGGCCGCGCGCCCGAGCGTGGCAGCCACACGGCCATGA
- a CDS encoding protein-tyrosine phosphatase family protein: MSNLHFVETPAAGRLALMPAPQRADFRALARAGVALVVSLLPADEAERLALAEEARLCRQAGFEFLNFPVRDFAVPESFGEAAALVGAVADQIAGGDAVAIHCRAGIGRSGMFASAVLVALGEAPDAAMAAVSAARGCDVPETEAQRAWVREFAAYAAERVAAGG, translated from the coding sequence ATGTCGAACCTGCATTTCGTCGAAACCCCCGCCGCCGGCCGGCTCGCCCTGATGCCGGCGCCGCAGCGCGCCGATTTCCGCGCCCTGGCCAGGGCCGGGGTCGCGCTGGTGGTTTCGCTCCTGCCGGCCGATGAGGCCGAGCGGCTGGCCCTGGCGGAGGAGGCGCGGCTGTGCCGGCAGGCGGGCTTCGAGTTCCTGAACTTCCCCGTTCGCGACTTCGCCGTCCCGGAGAGCTTCGGCGAGGCCGCCGCCCTGGTCGGCGCCGTCGCGGATCAGATCGCCGGCGGCGATGCGGTCGCGATCCATTGCCGTGCCGGCATCGGACGCTCCGGCATGTTCGCCTCCGCCGTGCTGGTCGCCCTCGGCGAAGCGCCGGATGCGGCCATGGCCGCGGTCTCGGCGGCGCGCGGCTGCGACGTACCGGAGACGGAGGCGCAGCGCGCCTGGGTGCGGGAGTTTGCGGCCTATGCCGCCGAACGGGTCGCCGCCGGCGGCTGA
- a CDS encoding cytochrome P450 has product MTARFARSPRDPEFFRDPYPAYRAMRDLGDLFVWEDYGFACSARHAVVGAALRDRRFGRDVLHLASREDLGWPDPPPALAPFLAFERGSMLEREPPAHTRLRGLVNRAFTARAVEGLRPAIARLAESLAEGIAREGQADLIADFAAPIPVAVICGLLGVPVEDGSQLVAWSHDMVAIYQFGADPAVEAACVAATLAFQDYARTAIAARRVRPRDDLLSALVAARDGADRLTEDELVTTVILLLNAGHEATVHAIGNALAAILSAGLDASERGAAGADPSALFADADATGRTVEECLRFDPPLHLFTRYALEDFVFCGRSFVRGEKIGLLLAAAGRDPERFAAPDRFDPTRVPGPHLAFGAGIHFCVGAPLARLELAVALPILFGRLPGLRLAAPPVWRDSYHFRGLQRLDAVWSGGRTG; this is encoded by the coding sequence ATGACCGCCCGCTTTGCCCGCTCGCCCCGCGATCCGGAGTTCTTCCGCGATCCCTATCCGGCCTACCGGGCGATGCGCGATCTCGGCGACCTGTTCGTCTGGGAGGATTACGGTTTCGCCTGCTCGGCCCGCCATGCCGTGGTCGGTGCCGCGCTGCGCGACCGGCGCTTCGGGCGCGACGTTCTGCATCTGGCGAGCCGGGAAGATCTCGGCTGGCCGGATCCGCCGCCCGCTCTGGCGCCGTTCCTGGCCTTCGAGCGCGGCTCGATGCTGGAGCGGGAACCGCCGGCCCATACTCGACTGCGTGGCCTCGTCAACCGGGCCTTCACGGCGCGCGCCGTCGAGGGCCTGCGGCCCGCGATTGCACGGCTGGCCGAGAGCCTCGCCGAGGGCATCGCCCGCGAAGGCCAAGCCGATCTGATCGCCGATTTCGCGGCGCCGATCCCGGTCGCGGTCATCTGCGGCCTGCTCGGCGTGCCGGTCGAGGACGGATCGCAACTGGTCGCCTGGTCGCACGACATGGTGGCGATCTACCAGTTCGGCGCCGATCCGGCGGTCGAGGCGGCCTGCGTCGCCGCCACGCTGGCCTTCCAGGATTATGCCCGGACCGCGATCGCGGCGCGGCGGGTGCGGCCGCGCGACGATCTCCTGAGCGCTTTGGTCGCCGCGCGCGACGGCGCCGACCGACTCACCGAGGATGAACTGGTCACCACCGTGATCCTGCTGCTCAATGCCGGCCATGAGGCGACTGTGCATGCCATCGGCAATGCGCTGGCGGCGATCCTGTCCGCCGGCCTCGATGCGTCGGAGCGCGGTGCAGCGGGGGCCGATCCCTCCGCCCTGTTCGCCGATGCGGACGCGACCGGGCGGACGGTGGAGGAATGCCTGCGCTTCGATCCGCCCTTGCATCTCTTCACCCGCTACGCCCTGGAGGATTTCGTCTTCTGCGGCCGGTCCTTCGTCCGGGGCGAGAAGATCGGCCTCCTGCTGGCCGCGGCCGGGCGCGATCCCGAGCGCTTCGCCGCGCCGGACCGCTTCGATCCGACGCGCGTGCCCGGTCCCCATCTCGCCTTCGGGGCCGGCATCCATTTCTGCGTCGGCGCGCCTCTCGCCCGGCTCGAACTCGCCGTTGCGCTGCCCATTCTATTCGGCCGGCTGCCGGGCCTGCGCCTCGCCGCACCGCCGGTCTGGCGCGACAGCTATCATTTCCGCGGCCTGCAACGGCTCGATGCGGTCTGGTCCGGCGGGCGAACCGGATGA
- a CDS encoding alpha/beta hydrolase family protein, with amino-acid sequence MRPSARLALLSVLALGATAAAPSAAPAKPASLPASGKPFKLAGLTVVSWYPSTRTAKLPLILFSHGYGGCGAQSTFLTTALASAGYIVVAPNHADASCGPGDPPAPEIPFEQPAAWNDTTYLSRKTDMVGLVAALKADKAWNAAIDWTRVAGMGHSLGGYTMLGLGGAWPSWDQPVIKAVLAMSPYCAPYLDEGALGSIAAPVMYQGGTLDYAVTPTVKRPDGCYARTAAPAYFVEFAGAAHDAWSNLGNTNNAQIIYYARNFFDVTLKGADPSQLLTSIAGVTTYWWKR; translated from the coding sequence ATGCGCCCTTCCGCCCGCCTCGCCCTCCTGTCCGTCCTGGCGCTCGGCGCCACAGCGGCCGCGCCGTCGGCCGCGCCGGCCAAACCCGCTTCCCTGCCGGCCTCCGGCAAGCCCTTCAAGCTTGCCGGCCTGACGGTCGTCTCCTGGTATCCGTCGACCCGCACCGCCAAGCTGCCACTGATCCTGTTCTCGCACGGCTATGGCGGCTGCGGCGCGCAATCGACCTTCCTGACCACCGCGCTCGCCAGCGCGGGCTACATCGTGGTGGCGCCGAACCATGCCGACGCCTCCTGCGGCCCGGGCGATCCGCCGGCGCCGGAAATCCCCTTCGAGCAGCCGGCCGCCTGGAACGACACGACCTATCTGTCCCGCAAGACCGACATGGTCGGGCTGGTCGCCGCGCTCAAGGCCGACAAGGCCTGGAATGCGGCGATCGACTGGACCAGGGTCGCCGGCATGGGCCATTCGCTCGGTGGCTATACGATGCTGGGGCTCGGCGGCGCCTGGCCGTCCTGGGACCAGCCGGTGATCAAGGCCGTGCTGGCAATGTCGCCCTATTGCGCGCCCTATCTGGACGAAGGCGCGCTCGGCAGCATCGCCGCGCCGGTCATGTATCAGGGCGGCACGCTCGACTATGCGGTGACGCCGACCGTCAAGCGCCCGGACGGCTGCTACGCGCGCACGGCGGCACCGGCCTATTTCGTCGAGTTCGCCGGCGCGGCGCACGATGCCTGGAGCAATCTCGGCAACACCAACAATGCCCAGATCATCTACTATGCGCGCAACTTCTTCGACGTCACCCTGAAGGGCGCAGACCCGTCGCAACTGCTGACCTCGATCGCCGGCGTGACGACCTATTGGTGGAAGCGCTGA
- the cckA gene encoding cell cycle histidine kinase CckA gives MVEADTGNTGSEPVVDRAEKTGSIGLLLALALGLVGAAVVLALMRREDAAIWVQILLGLLAVIGVFALFAGAIGLVRFGARRDGHPLSKAFLDTTGEGVVVTDREGRIVYANRAYADLIRAEAATDIRTVERSFAGDPDAAEPMFRLATAARDRRVAREEIRTLSPLGRSEGGPRWYRVRSRPLDLPAGRNGAAPAALTVWQVADITRDRDEQETSFQELQQVVTFLDHAPAGFFSADPRGRITYLNATLADWLGYDLAKFEPGGIGLKDIVQGQGAALITDLNGPADANKTRIIDLDLVKRNGQSLPVRLMHKVPISGTGVLGDSRTLVLNRSPGEDVSEALRAAEVRFARFFNSTPIAIASVDREGRIGRTNAPFLKLFGDIRTGEGGEARRLVLQVAESRRADLSAALEAAGQGRGDIQPIEAELAGGEDKRHRSVRFFVSAVQEGDGEGETAIVYALETTQQRELEQQFAQSMKMQAIGQLAGGIAHDFNNVLTAIIGFSDLLLASHRPTDPSFQDIMNIKQNANRAAALVRQLLAFSRRQTLRPEVIRLGDTLADLHMLLARLLGEKVELSVVHGRDLWPVKADTSQLEQVIVNLAVNARDAMPNGGRLTIATRNVFADDKLAYKTPGMPAADYVSIEVTDTGTGIPPDIMEKIFEPFFTTKAVGQGTGLGLSTVYGIVKQTGGFVYCSSEIGKGTTFHILLPRHVETEIEREADKAFPEGQQQQSADLTGSATILLVEDEEAVRAFASRALRSRGYTVHEAGSGTEALVVMEETGGRIDLVVSDVVMPELDGPSLLRELRKQRPELKIIFVSGYAEDAFAKNLPEGESFHFLPKPFSLKQLATAVKDALAK, from the coding sequence ATGGTCGAAGCGGACACGGGGAATACGGGAAGCGAACCTGTGGTCGACAGGGCCGAAAAGACCGGCAGCATCGGGCTCCTGCTCGCCCTTGCCCTCGGGCTTGTCGGTGCGGCGGTGGTGCTCGCCTTGATGCGGCGTGAGGACGCGGCGATCTGGGTGCAGATCCTGCTCGGCCTGCTCGCCGTCATCGGCGTCTTCGCCCTGTTCGCCGGGGCGATCGGGCTCGTCCGCTTCGGCGCGCGCCGCGACGGGCATCCGCTCTCCAAGGCCTTCCTGGACACGACCGGGGAGGGCGTCGTCGTGACCGACCGGGAAGGCCGGATCGTCTACGCCAATCGCGCCTATGCCGACCTGATCCGTGCCGAGGCGGCGACCGACATCCGCACCGTGGAGCGCAGCTTCGCCGGAGATCCCGACGCCGCCGAGCCGATGTTCCGGCTGGCCACCGCGGCGCGCGACCGGCGCGTGGCGCGCGAGGAGATCCGCACCCTGTCGCCGCTCGGCCGCTCCGAGGGCGGCCCGCGTTGGTACCGGGTCCGGTCCCGCCCGCTCGACCTGCCGGCCGGCCGCAACGGCGCCGCGCCGGCGGCCCTGACCGTCTGGCAGGTGGCCGACATCACCCGCGACCGCGACGAGCAGGAGACCAGCTTCCAGGAGTTGCAGCAGGTCGTGACCTTCCTGGATCACGCGCCGGCCGGCTTCTTCTCGGCCGATCCGCGCGGCCGGATCACCTACCTGAACGCGACGCTGGCCGATTGGCTCGGCTACGATCTGGCCAAGTTCGAGCCCGGCGGCATCGGCCTGAAGGACATCGTCCAGGGCCAGGGCGCGGCCCTGATCACCGACCTGAACGGGCCGGCCGACGCCAACAAGACGCGGATCATCGATCTCGACCTGGTCAAGCGCAACGGCCAGAGCCTGCCGGTGCGGCTGATGCACAAGGTGCCGATCTCCGGCACCGGCGTGCTCGGCGACAGCCGGACGCTGGTGCTGAACCGCTCGCCCGGCGAGGACGTGTCGGAGGCCCTGCGGGCCGCCGAGGTCCGCTTCGCCCGCTTCTTCAATTCGACCCCGATCGCGATCGCCTCGGTCGACCGCGAAGGCCGCATCGGCCGGACCAATGCGCCGTTCCTGAAGCTTTTCGGCGACATTCGCACCGGCGAGGGCGGCGAGGCGCGCCGGCTGGTGCTGCAGGTCGCCGAGAGCCGCCGCGCCGACCTGTCGGCGGCGCTGGAGGCGGCCGGCCAGGGACGCGGCGACATCCAGCCGATCGAGGCGGAACTGGCCGGCGGCGAGGACAAGCGCCATCGCTCGGTGCGCTTCTTCGTTTCGGCCGTGCAGGAGGGCGACGGCGAGGGCGAGACGGCGATCGTCTACGCGCTGGAGACGACCCAGCAGCGCGAACTCGAACAGCAATTCGCCCAGTCGATGAAGATGCAGGCGATCGGCCAGCTTGCCGGCGGCATCGCGCACGACTTCAACAACGTGCTGACCGCGATCATCGGCTTTTCCGACCTGCTGCTCGCCTCGCACCGGCCGACCGATCCGTCCTTCCAGGACATCATGAACATCAAGCAGAATGCCAACCGCGCCGCCGCGCTGGTCCGGCAGCTGCTCGCCTTCTCGCGCCGCCAGACGCTGCGCCCGGAGGTGATCCGCCTCGGCGATACGCTCGCCGATTTGCATATGCTGCTCGCCCGCCTGCTCGGCGAGAAGGTCGAGCTCAGCGTCGTGCATGGCCGCGACCTCTGGCCGGTCAAGGCCGATACCAGCCAGCTCGAGCAGGTCATCGTCAATCTGGCGGTCAATGCGCGCGACGCCATGCCGAACGGCGGCCGGCTGACCATCGCCACCCGCAACGTCTTCGCCGACGACAAGCTCGCCTACAAGACCCCCGGCATGCCGGCCGCCGACTATGTCTCGATCGAGGTGACCGATACCGGCACCGGCATCCCGCCGGACATCATGGAGAAGATCTTCGAGCCCTTCTTCACTACCAAGGCGGTCGGGCAGGGGACGGGGCTCGGCCTGTCGACGGTCTACGGCATCGTCAAGCAGACCGGCGGCTTCGTCTACTGCTCGAGCGAGATCGGCAAGGGCACGACCTTCCACATCCTGCTGCCGCGCCATGTCGAGACCGAGATCGAGCGCGAGGCCGACAAGGCCTTCCCGGAGGGACAGCAGCAGCAGAGCGCCGACCTGACCGGCTCAGCCACCATCCTGCTGGTCGAGGACGAGGAGGCCGTGCGCGCCTTCGCGTCGCGCGCCTTGCGCTCGCGCGGTTACACGGTTCACGAGGCGGGCTCGGGCACCGAGGCACTGGTGGTGATGGAGGAGACCGGCGGGCGCATCGATCTCGTCGTCTCCGACGTGGTCATGCCGGAGCTCGACGGCCCGTCGCTGCTACGCGAGTTGCGCAAGCAGCGGCCGGAGCTCAAGATCATCTTCGTTTCCGGCTATGCCGAGGATGCCTTCGCCAAGAACCTGCCCGAGGGCGAGAGCTTCCACTTCCTGCCGAAGCCCTTCTCGCTGAAGCAACTGGCCACGGCCGTGAAGGATGCGCTGGCGAAGTGA